The window CGCCGCTGTAGTCAATGTCGCCGCCGGCGGCGGTGGGCAGCAGGTACTGTGGGTGCAACCACTGCACGAGCTGGGGGGCGCTGGCCTCGCCGCGGATGATGGGACCCGCTAGGGGCAGCTCCAGGTTGACCGTAGGCGAGATGGCCGCATCGACCGGGGCGAACGGGCGCGCTTCAGCGGGTGGGTAGCCGTGGGGCTCGTAGTAGAGCTTGCGGCCGCTGGCGCGCGCTTGCAGCACGAAGGCGTTCTCTCGGTTCATGGGGCCGATGGGGGCCCCTGGCAGGGCGTGGATCTCAACCCCCTCGGCGAGGGTGGTGGTTTGCCCGTGCCGCAGCTCGATGACCTGGGCATAGCCCAACTTGCGGGCGAGCCGGGCCGCACTGGCCGAGGCAATCACCGGAATGGTTTTATCGAGCTGGCGCAGCGTGGGTTCGTGGGCGTGATCGGGCAAGCCCTGGGAGAGCAGGATGGCATCGATGCGGGCTGGGGGCTCGAGCGCTTGGCGGCGCTTGCCTTCAAAAAACCAGCGCTGGTTGCCAAACACCAGCGAATCCACCAGCCAGGGGTCGACCAAAATCCGCCGATTGCCCAACTCGAAGAACCAGGTGTTGGCACCGTAGTAAGTCAGTTGCATGGCCGTTGGGGAGGGGGCTGCCAACTACGGTAGCCCATCGAGCGGGCGCCATCAGCCCTGGGGCGCCCAGTCCCGGCACGGATCCTCGCTGGGACGGGTGCATGGCACACACCAGCGCCGCATTGCCGTGCCCCTGGCTGTAGTAGTGGCAGCATCCGCGGCAGGGGCGGGGGCGCTGGTTCAGCCCGCCGGGCGGTGGCCCAATGCGGTAGTTGGTGCGCACCGAGTCCACCCAACAGCCTGCCGCTCGGATGGCATCGCGGATGCGGCGGATCTCGATGCGGGATAGCCTCGGGAGGCGAGCGCCTACCCACAGCTGCCGGTCGCGCTCGCCCGCTTCGGCGGCGTGGCGGACGCTGGCGCCACCCAGCCGCGCGATCATGCCCTCGGCAGCCGCTGCCACCGGATCGGCTTGGGCGCTGTAGGCGCGCAGCAGCAGCGATTTGTTGGGCGCGGCTACCCGCAGCGTCAGGCAGACCGGCACAATGGGGGGCAGCGTTGCATTAGGCTCGCTTGCGGGAGGCACCATCGCTGGGTTGGGGCAACGCGGCTTGCTGCCTAGCATAATGGCAGCAACGCCGCAGCGGGCAGCAGTCGCAACGCGGTTTTTGGGGCGTGCAGACCAGGGCCCCAAAATCGATCAGCGTCAGGTTCCAGACGCGGGCATTGGCCGCTGGCGTCAGGCGCTCGGCCAGCTCCCACAGATAGCGATCGCGCGATTTGATCCGATGGCCGCAAATGCCAAAAAAACGCTCCAGCAGACGGGCGACGTTGGCATCGAGCACGGCGACGGGTTGCTCGAAGGCATTGGTCAGCACGGCCCGAGCGACGTAGGGGCCCACCCCCGGCAGCTGGCGCAACTGCGCTTCCTGGCGCGGCACCCGGCTGCCATAGCTGGGATCGCGCAGCAGTTGCCCGGCTGCCTGGTGCAATCGCCGGGCGCGCCCGCGCAGCCCTAGCGGCGCCAGCAACTCGGTAACGCTGGTCTCGGAGGCTGCGGCCAACGCCGCCAGGGTAGGGTAGCGCGCCAGCATGGCCCGGTAGTAGGGGACCACGGTGGGTGCTTGCGTTTTTTGCAGCAAGAACTCTGCCACCAGCAGGGCGTAGGGATCGCGCGTGCGGCGCCAGGGAAAATCCCGCAGGCGATCGCGGCCCCAAGCTTGCAGGCGAGCGCGCAGCCAGTGGCGCTGGCTGGCAGCGGGCGCCCAGAATTGCGGCCGAGCTAGCATTGCCTCGCCTCGCAGCGGCCTTCTAGCTAAAAGTTAGCCCTCCGCTAGGGAGGGCTGCCGAGATCCGTTTTGAAAACGTGCCAGGAGGCGGAATCGAACCGCCGACACGAGGATTTTCAATCCACTGCTCTACCGACTGAGCTATCCCGGCAAGCTGACTCGGCATCTGGCTTGCCGGCTAACTAAGCTAACAAACTGGGGGCGGCTTGGCAAGCGCACGGCAGGGTTACTCGGGCGCCGCGCGCCGATAGTGGCGCGCTTGTTGGGGATTGCCCCAGAGCGCGCGCTCGTTGGTATAGACCACCATGCCCGGACGCGCCCCCTTGGGCTTGTTCAAGTGTTGGGGCTGCGTGCAAGCCACCGGCACCTGATCGCTGTCCTCGCCTTGGCTGTAGCGCGCGGCCAAATCGGCGCTAAACTGCAAGTCGCTGGCATCGGGGGCTGCTCCCGGCGGCAGGCGCAGCAAGACGTGGCTGCCCGGTGCCTGCTGCGCGTGGAACCACAGGTCGTAGTCGCTGGCGGTGTAAAAAGCCAGCCGGTCGTTTTGGCGGTTGTTGCGGCCCACCAGCACTTCAAAGCCGCTGGGGGTGCGGTAGCAATCGGGCTGGGAGGCTTCGTGCGGCTGCGAGCGGGACGCGCTGGCGCGCAGGTAGCGTTGCTGGTGGAGTTCCTCGCGGATCTCTGCCAGCACGGTCAGGTCCCGCTCGGGGCCATCGCAGCTCAACTGTGCCAGGGTTGTCCCAACCCGCTCCAGGTAGGCTAGCTCTTGCCGGGCCGCTGCTAGCAGGGGTTCGACGGCTTGGCGAGCGCGCTTGCGCTTGCGGTGGCGCTGGTAGAGCTGCTGGGCGTTTTGGACGATGGTTTTGTCAGGGTCGAGCGCGACCGTCACGGGGTCGCCCGTTTCGAAATCGGGCAGCGCTACTGCCTTCTGCCCGGGCTGGCACGCGTGGGCGTAGGCCATCAGCAGATCCGCTTGCTGGCGGTCGGTTTCGG of the Cyanobacteria bacterium QS_8_64_29 genome contains:
- a CDS encoding Zn-dependent hydrolase, which produces MQLTYYGANTWFFELGNRRILVDPWLVDSLVFGNQRWFFEGKRRQALEPPARIDAILLSQGLPDHAHEPTLRQLDKTIPVIASASAARLARKLGYAQVIELRHGQTTTLAEGVEIHALPGAPIGPMNRENAFVLQARASGRKLYYEPHGYPPAEARPFAPVDAAISPTVNLELPLAGPIIRGEASAPQLVQWLHPQYLLPTAAGGDIDYSGAIAALLRTRSSLEALRSWLAQQGFSTQVLEPQPGEPVALAASSQGAASGS